The following are encoded in a window of Planktothrix serta PCC 8927 genomic DNA:
- a CDS encoding UDP-N-acetylmuramoyl-tripeptide--D-alanyl-D-alanine ligase, producing MSIITLGQVAKILAINLPFQCDFTDSTSVIGITTDTRSIQPGEVFLALQGEHFNGHDFVEQAINQGAIAAIVTPDFAETHFHLPLLPVINPLTAYQKIARWWRDQFQIPIIGVTGSVGKTTTKELIASVLTTQGKVLKTQANYNNEIGVPKTVLQLTTDHDFAVVEMAMRGKGQIAELTQIASPTIGVITNVGTAHIGLLGSEQAIAEAKCELLAEMPKTSLAILNQDQPRLIKTAATLWSGTTITYGLEAGDLRGELIDAQTLRVEGVNLPLPLPGIHNASNFLAALAVLRGIYGWDLSPETLYAPFLEGITVQLPDGRAKRYQWAEDIVILDETYNAGLESMLAALRLLAQTPGKRHIAVLGTMKELGERSLEFHEQVGRTARELNLEGLFILADFEAANALATGAAGLPFVEIVDIQASNAHQQMAEQLKEFIQPGDRILFKASHSVQLNRVVELLSKN from the coding sequence ATGTCTATCATCACTCTCGGCCAGGTTGCTAAAATCTTAGCGATTAACTTACCGTTTCAGTGTGACTTTACTGATTCTACATCCGTGATAGGGATCACAACGGATACCCGCAGCATTCAACCCGGAGAGGTGTTTTTAGCATTACAGGGGGAACATTTTAATGGCCACGATTTTGTAGAACAGGCCATCAACCAAGGGGCGATCGCTGCAATTGTCACACCGGATTTTGCCGAAACTCACTTTCATTTACCGCTTTTACCCGTTATTAATCCCTTAACAGCTTATCAAAAAATTGCCCGATGGTGGCGTGATCAATTTCAAATTCCGATCATTGGGGTGACAGGTTCCGTCGGGAAAACCACAACCAAAGAGTTGATTGCATCCGTATTAACCACTCAAGGCAAAGTCTTAAAAACTCAAGCTAACTATAATAATGAAATAGGAGTCCCCAAAACGGTATTACAACTAACAACTGATCATGATTTTGCGGTGGTCGAAATGGCGATGCGGGGTAAAGGACAAATTGCTGAATTAACCCAAATTGCTAGTCCGACCATTGGGGTGATTACGAATGTGGGAACGGCCCATATTGGACTATTAGGATCAGAACAAGCCATCGCTGAGGCGAAATGTGAACTATTGGCCGAAATGCCTAAAACCAGTCTGGCAATTTTAAATCAGGATCAGCCCCGTTTGATCAAGACCGCAGCAACGCTTTGGTCGGGAACCACGATCACCTATGGGTTAGAAGCAGGTGATCTGCGAGGAGAATTAATCGACGCCCAAACCTTGCGAGTCGAGGGAGTAAATTTACCCTTACCCTTACCGGGTATTCATAACGCTTCTAATTTTTTAGCTGCATTGGCCGTATTAAGGGGAATTTACGGTTGGGATCTGTCCCCTGAAACCTTGTATGCACCGTTTCTGGAGGGGATCACGGTTCAATTACCCGATGGACGGGCGAAACGCTATCAGTGGGCCGAAGATATTGTGATTTTAGATGAAACCTATAATGCTGGGTTAGAATCGATGTTGGCGGCGTTGCGGTTACTGGCCCAAACACCGGGAAAACGTCATATTGCGGTATTGGGTACGATGAAAGAGTTAGGCGAGCGCTCGCTAGAATTCCATGAACAGGTGGGGCGCACCGCACGGGAACTGAATTTAGAGGGATTATTTATTTTGGCAGATTTTGAAGCAGCAAATGCTTTAGCAACGGGAGCAGCAGGTTTACCTTTTGTGGAAATTGTGGATATACAAGCATCGAATGCTCATCAACAAATGGCTGAACAGTTGAAAGAGTTTATACAACCTGGCGATCGGATTTTATTCAAAGCGTCCCATTCGGTACAACTGAATCGAGTTGTAGAATTGTTATCGAAAAATTGA